The following are encoded in a window of Paraburkholderia sp. HP33-1 genomic DNA:
- a CDS encoding adenylosuccinate synthase, which produces MSASAVNVNPGRNVVVVGTQWGDEGKGKIVDWLTDHAQGVVRFQGGHNAGHTLIIGGKKTILRLIPSGIMHPGVACYIGNGVVLSPEALFKEIGELEAAGIDVQKRLFISEATTLILPYHIAIDQGREARRGASKIGTTGRGIGPAYEDKVARRGLRVQDLFDAQAFAERLRENLDYHNFVLTQYLGVAAVDFQQTLDTMLSYADRLKPMVTDVSRRLYDVNANGGNLLFEGAQGTLLDIDHGTYPFVTSSNCVAGAATAGAGVGPQKLNYILGITKAYCTRVGSGPFPSELYDADNASRQDPIGLELATVGKEFGSVTGRPRRTGWLDVAALRRSIQINGVSGLCMTKLDVLDGLDEVKLCTGYTIDGQNVDLLPRGATEVARCVPVYETFAGWKESTVGIKEWDKLPANARAYLTRVQEVAGIPIDMVSTGPDRDETILLRHPFKV; this is translated from the coding sequence ATGTCTGCCAGCGCAGTGAATGTGAACCCCGGGCGCAACGTCGTCGTCGTGGGTACCCAATGGGGTGATGAGGGCAAGGGCAAGATCGTCGACTGGCTGACGGACCACGCTCAGGGCGTCGTTCGCTTCCAGGGCGGTCACAATGCCGGTCACACGCTAATCATCGGCGGCAAGAAAACCATCTTGCGTCTGATTCCGTCGGGCATCATGCATCCCGGCGTCGCGTGCTATATCGGCAATGGCGTCGTGTTGTCGCCGGAAGCGCTGTTCAAGGAAATCGGCGAACTCGAAGCCGCGGGCATCGACGTCCAGAAACGCCTGTTCATTTCCGAAGCCACCACGCTGATCCTGCCGTATCACATCGCCATCGACCAGGGCCGCGAAGCGCGCCGTGGCGCGAGCAAGATCGGCACGACCGGCCGCGGCATCGGCCCGGCCTATGAGGACAAGGTGGCGCGCCGCGGCCTGCGAGTGCAGGACCTGTTCGATGCGCAAGCCTTCGCCGAGCGTCTGCGCGAAAACCTCGACTATCACAACTTCGTGCTCACGCAATACCTGGGCGTCGCCGCTGTCGACTTCCAGCAAACGCTCGACACGATGCTGAGCTACGCCGACCGTCTGAAGCCGATGGTCACCGACGTGTCACGCCGTCTGTACGACGTCAACGCGAACGGCGGCAATCTGCTGTTCGAAGGCGCGCAGGGCACGCTGCTCGACATCGACCACGGCACCTATCCGTTCGTCACGTCAAGCAACTGCGTCGCGGGTGCCGCGACGGCAGGCGCGGGCGTCGGTCCGCAAAAGCTCAACTACATTCTCGGCATCACCAAGGCGTATTGCACACGCGTCGGTTCGGGCCCGTTCCCGAGCGAGCTGTACGACGCGGACAATGCGTCGCGCCAGGACCCGATCGGCCTTGAACTCGCCACCGTCGGCAAGGAATTCGGCTCGGTCACCGGCCGTCCGCGCCGCACCGGCTGGCTCGACGTCGCGGCGCTGCGCCGCTCGATCCAGATCAACGGCGTGTCGGGTCTGTGCATGACCAAGCTCGACGTGCTCGACGGTCTCGACGAAGTGAAGCTGTGCACCGGCTACACGATCGACGGCCAGAACGTCGATCTGCTGCCGCGCGGCGCGACGGAAGTCGCGCGCTGCGTGCCGGTCTACGAAACGTTCGCGGGCTGGAAGGAAAGCACGGTCGGCATCAAGGAGTGGGACAAGCTGCCCGCTAACGCGCGTGCGTATCTCACGCGCGTGCAGGAAGTCGCGGGCATTCCGATCGACATGGTCTCCACCGGTCCGGATCGCGACGAAACGATTCTGCTGCGTCATCCGTTCAAGGTCTAA
- a CDS encoding ATP phosphoribosyltransferase regulatory subunit: MSTWLLPENIADVLPSEARKIEELRRHLLDRFRSYGYEMVMPPLLEYLESLLTGGGHDLNLRTFKLVDQLSGRTLGLRADITPQVARIDAHLLNRQGVTRLCYAGNVAHTRPRGLHATREQIQIGAEIYGHAGLEADLEIQQLMLDALRLAGLAKVRLDLCHAGVLAALIEAEPAAEELGEALYDALAGKDVPRLVEMTAQFSPVIRDALRALPTLYGDASVLEEARARLPNSPAIARALDDLAFLASQVDGAEVMIDLADLRGYAYHSGVMFSAYVDGVPNAVARGGRYDHVGQAYGRARAATGFSLDLREVARISPIEARSSAILAPWRHDEALRIAVAALRDGGEVVIQALPGHKHDLDEFAFDRVLVERNGAWVVEPRA, translated from the coding sequence ATGTCGACCTGGTTGCTTCCCGAGAATATTGCCGACGTGCTGCCGTCGGAGGCCCGCAAGATCGAAGAATTGCGGCGTCATTTGCTGGACCGTTTCCGCTCGTACGGCTACGAGATGGTGATGCCGCCGCTGCTCGAATACCTCGAGTCGCTGCTGACTGGCGGCGGTCATGATCTGAATCTGCGCACCTTCAAGCTCGTCGATCAGCTGTCGGGCCGCACGCTCGGTCTGCGCGCCGACATCACGCCGCAGGTCGCGCGTATCGACGCGCATCTGCTGAACCGCCAGGGCGTCACGCGTCTTTGCTATGCGGGCAACGTCGCGCACACGCGGCCGCGCGGCCTGCATGCGACGCGCGAGCAGATCCAGATCGGTGCGGAAATCTACGGCCACGCGGGCCTTGAAGCGGACCTCGAAATCCAGCAGCTGATGCTCGACGCGCTGCGTCTCGCCGGCCTCGCGAAGGTGCGTCTTGACCTGTGTCACGCGGGCGTGCTGGCGGCGCTGATCGAAGCCGAGCCGGCCGCCGAGGAACTCGGCGAGGCGCTCTACGACGCGCTTGCCGGCAAGGACGTGCCGCGCCTCGTCGAGATGACCGCGCAATTCTCGCCGGTGATTCGTGATGCGCTGCGTGCGCTGCCCACGCTGTACGGCGACGCGTCGGTACTCGAAGAGGCCCGCGCGCGTCTGCCGAATTCGCCGGCGATCGCCCGCGCGCTCGACGACCTCGCGTTCCTCGCGAGCCAGGTCGACGGCGCCGAAGTGATGATCGACCTCGCCGATCTGCGCGGCTACGCCTATCACAGCGGCGTGATGTTCTCCGCGTACGTGGACGGCGTGCCGAACGCGGTCGCGCGCGGCGGCCGTTACGACCATGTCGGCCAGGCCTATGGCCGCGCGCGCGCGGCAACCGGCTTTTCGCTGGATCTGCGCGAAGTCGCGCGCATCTCGCCGATCGAAGCGCGCAGCAGCGCGATCCTCGCGCCGTGGCGGCACGACGAAGCGTTGCGCATCGCGGTCGCGGCATTGCGCGATGGCGGTGAAGTGGTGATTCAGGCACTGCCTGGCCACAAGCATGATCTCGATGAATTCGCGTTCGACCGGGTGCTGGTCGAGCGCAATGGCGCGTGGGTAGTCGAACCGCGCGCTTGA
- a CDS encoding DUF2065 domain-containing protein produces MDIAGSLLLAIALMLIIEGMFPFVFPSAWRDTFRKIAERPPHHIRVGGLIVMLLGLILLFIAT; encoded by the coding sequence ATGGACATAGCTGGTTCGTTATTGCTCGCGATCGCGTTGATGCTGATTATCGAGGGGATGTTTCCCTTCGTTTTTCCGAGCGCCTGGCGCGACACGTTCCGTAAAATAGCGGAACGGCCGCCGCATCATATTCGCGTCGGCGGGCTCATCGTGATGTTGCTCGGGCTGATTTTGCTGTTCATCGCGACCTGA
- the hflC gene encoding protease modulator HflC: MNRIIALVVAVVIVLFAASSMVFVVDQRHMAVLSARGDAAPTLLGPGLHVKLPPPLQTVTLVDNRIQSLDAPDEDHYVTSDKTDLLVNPVIKFRVTDPLKLIAETKGDLQSLPDRLALLSRGALGDAFGKFTLSDALAKQQAVAEEARGAMDKGAASLGVSVVDVQLTRVDFPAAVADSVFKRMIAAREQAAADERAKGAAEANQIRADALAQQQAVLAEGLAQAQGIRGEGDAKAAEIAAEAFGKDPQFYQFYQSMQAYRKTFKPGDLIVVDSSSEFFRFMRSPTGGAAPDASAPAARKR; encoded by the coding sequence ATGAACCGAATCATTGCGCTCGTCGTCGCCGTCGTCATCGTGCTGTTCGCGGCATCGTCGATGGTGTTCGTCGTCGATCAACGGCATATGGCCGTGCTGTCCGCCCGCGGCGACGCAGCGCCCACGCTGCTCGGCCCGGGGTTGCACGTGAAGCTGCCGCCGCCGCTGCAAACGGTCACGCTCGTCGACAATCGCATCCAGTCCCTCGACGCACCCGACGAAGACCATTACGTCACGTCCGACAAAACCGATCTGCTGGTCAATCCGGTCATCAAGTTTCGCGTGACTGATCCACTCAAGTTGATCGCCGAAACGAAGGGGGACCTGCAGAGCCTGCCGGACCGGCTCGCGCTGCTGTCGCGCGGCGCGCTCGGTGACGCGTTCGGCAAGTTCACGCTGTCCGACGCGCTTGCCAAGCAGCAGGCGGTCGCTGAAGAGGCGCGCGGTGCGATGGACAAGGGCGCTGCATCGCTCGGCGTGTCGGTGGTGGACGTGCAGCTCACGCGGGTCGATTTCCCGGCGGCAGTGGCCGACTCGGTATTCAAGCGGATGATTGCCGCGCGCGAGCAGGCCGCGGCCGACGAGCGCGCGAAGGGCGCCGCCGAGGCCAACCAGATCCGCGCGGACGCGCTTGCGCAGCAGCAGGCGGTGCTTGCAGAAGGGCTTGCGCAGGCACAGGGCATTCGCGGCGAAGGCGATGCGAAGGCCGCGGAGATCGCCGCCGAAGCGTTCGGCAAGGACCCGCAGTTCTACCAGTTTTATCAAAGCATGCAGGCGTACCGGAAGACCTTCAAGCCGGGCGATCTGATCGTGGTCGACTCCAGCAGTGAGTTCTTCCGCTTCATGCGTAGCCCGACCGGCGGCGCCGCCCCGGACGCTTCCGCGCCCGCTGCGCGCAAACGCTGA
- the hflK gene encoding FtsH protease activity modulator HflK, producing the protein MNDYNERSIWLRMRALLSLNDPRWGRGDGNGDRQRPNDPKRPARDGEGPPDLDEMWRDFNRRLSRIFGRKGGGVGGGRPDNGRGARIGVGIVIGVLIAIYLGSGVFVVQDGQAAVVLQFGQYRYTAAQGVHWRLPYPFESHEFVNVGQIHQVEIGRSNVVRLASVKDASMLTRDGDIVDVRFAVQYQVRKPTDFLFRSADPDQSVMHAAQAAVRGIVGAQSTSEILDQDHETLSQKLIAAIQQSLDQFQSGLAVTGVTIQSVQVPEQVQPAFDAAAKVRDENERAKRDAQAYAADLLPRAKTDVARQLEEARTYSETTVAQAQAEAERFKQVYAQYAKAPAVVRFRLYMETMQQIYANATKVFVDAKNGNNVLYLPLDRLVELNRERQAAAAGAGASGAAAAGAPQAASAPQAASAAAASAPPAAETGAAAASAAEAASGPAASAPAPASRPSAASLRSREAFRNRMREEDVQ; encoded by the coding sequence GTGAACGATTACAACGAGCGGAGTATCTGGCTGCGTATGCGCGCCTTGCTTTCACTGAACGATCCGCGTTGGGGTCGGGGCGACGGCAATGGCGACCGGCAACGGCCGAACGATCCGAAGCGTCCGGCACGCGACGGTGAAGGTCCGCCCGACCTCGACGAAATGTGGCGCGATTTCAATCGCCGTCTCTCGCGGATTTTTGGGCGCAAGGGCGGCGGTGTCGGTGGCGGCCGCCCCGACAATGGACGCGGCGCACGTATCGGCGTGGGTATCGTGATCGGCGTGCTGATCGCGATCTATCTCGGCAGCGGCGTGTTCGTCGTGCAGGATGGCCAGGCGGCCGTCGTGCTGCAGTTCGGCCAGTATCGCTATACCGCGGCGCAGGGTGTGCACTGGCGTTTGCCGTATCCGTTCGAGTCTCACGAGTTCGTCAATGTGGGGCAGATCCATCAGGTCGAGATCGGCCGTAGCAATGTGGTGCGTCTCGCGAGCGTGAAGGATGCGTCGATGCTCACGCGCGACGGCGACATCGTCGACGTGCGCTTTGCCGTGCAGTACCAGGTTCGCAAGCCCACCGACTTTCTGTTCCGCAGCGCCGATCCCGATCAGAGCGTGATGCATGCCGCGCAGGCGGCGGTGCGCGGCATCGTCGGTGCGCAAAGCACCAGCGAGATCCTCGATCAGGATCACGAAACATTGAGTCAGAAGTTGATCGCGGCGATCCAGCAGTCGCTCGATCAGTTCCAGTCCGGTCTCGCCGTCACGGGCGTGACGATTCAGAGCGTGCAGGTGCCCGAGCAGGTGCAACCCGCATTCGACGCCGCCGCGAAGGTGCGCGACGAAAACGAACGCGCGAAGCGTGATGCGCAGGCTTATGCGGCCGACCTTCTGCCGCGTGCGAAAACCGACGTCGCGCGTCAGCTCGAGGAAGCCAGAACCTACAGCGAGACCACGGTCGCGCAGGCGCAGGCTGAGGCCGAGCGCTTCAAGCAGGTCTACGCGCAATACGCGAAGGCGCCGGCCGTCGTGCGCTTCCGCCTGTACATGGAAACCATGCAGCAGATCTACGCGAACGCGACCAAGGTATTCGTCGACGCGAAGAACGGCAACAACGTGCTGTATCTGCCGCTCGACAGGCTCGTCGAACTGAACCGCGAGCGCCAGGCCGCGGCGGCGGGCGCCGGCGCTTCGGGCGCCGCTGCCGCGGGCGCGCCGCAAGCGGCGAGCGCGCCGCAAGCGGCGAGCGCGGCCGCAGCATCGGCCCCGCCGGCGGCTGAGACAGGTGCTGCGGCAGCCTCTGCCGCCGAAGCGGCGTCCGGTCCCGCCGCTTCCGCACCTGCGCCGGCGAGCCGGCCGAGCGCCGCGTCGCTGCGTTCGCGCGAAGCGTTCCGCAATCGCATGCGCGAAGAAGACGTTCAATAA
- the hflX gene encoding GTPase HflX gives MIPSNLINAALVGIDFGKIDFEASLEELSLLAQSAGANPLVTLTGRRSSPDAKMFVGSGKAEELRLACEANDIELVIFNHALAPAQQRNLERALNRRVVDRTSLILDIFAQRARSHEGKLQVELAQLQYLSTRLIRAWTHLERQKGGIGLRGPGETQLETDRRLIGERIKALKIRLDKLRRQHGTQRRARNRNQTMSVSLVGYTNAGKSTLFNALTKAQAYAADQLFATLDTTSRRVYLGDEAGQVVVSDTVGFIRELPHQLVAAFRATLEETIHADLLLHVVDASSAVRLDQIDQVNEVLHAIGADTIRQVLVFNKIDAVPELAARGDAVERDEYGNISRVFLSARTGQGLDALRAAIAEIATAEPLSEMPLDASEVERTAHLRDDHKVPELGH, from the coding sequence TTGATACCCTCCAATTTGATCAATGCAGCACTCGTTGGCATCGACTTCGGCAAGATCGATTTCGAAGCCAGTCTCGAAGAACTCAGCCTGCTCGCGCAAAGCGCGGGCGCGAATCCCTTAGTTACCCTCACCGGACGCCGTTCCAGTCCCGACGCGAAGATGTTCGTCGGTAGTGGCAAGGCTGAAGAATTGCGCCTTGCGTGTGAAGCGAACGACATCGAGCTCGTGATCTTCAACCACGCTCTGGCACCAGCTCAGCAGCGCAATCTGGAGCGGGCGCTTAATCGGCGTGTGGTCGATCGCACCAGTCTCATCCTCGACATTTTCGCGCAGCGCGCGCGCAGCCACGAAGGCAAGCTGCAGGTCGAGCTCGCGCAGCTGCAATACCTGTCGACACGACTGATTCGCGCATGGACCCACCTGGAACGTCAGAAGGGCGGTATCGGTTTGCGCGGTCCAGGTGAAACGCAGCTCGAAACCGACCGCCGGCTGATCGGCGAGCGCATCAAGGCGCTCAAGATCCGCCTCGACAAGCTGCGCCGCCAGCATGGCACGCAACGCCGCGCGCGTAATCGCAACCAGACGATGTCGGTGTCGCTCGTCGGCTATACGAACGCGGGCAAGTCGACGCTCTTCAACGCGCTGACCAAGGCGCAGGCGTATGCTGCCGACCAGCTCTTCGCGACGCTCGATACCACTTCGCGGCGCGTGTATCTGGGCGACGAGGCGGGACAGGTGGTGGTCTCCGATACCGTTGGTTTTATCCGCGAGCTGCCGCACCAGCTCGTCGCCGCGTTTCGCGCGACGCTCGAGGAAACCATTCACGCGGACCTGCTGCTGCACGTCGTGGATGCATCGAGCGCGGTGCGGCTCGACCAGATCGATCAGGTCAACGAGGTGTTGCACGCCATCGGCGCGGACACGATCCGTCAGGTGCTCGTGTTCAACAAAATCGATGCGGTGCCAGAGCTGGCGGCCCGTGGCGACGCGGTCGAGCGGGACGAATATGGTAATATTTCGCGCGTCTTTTTGAGCGCGCGCACCGGGCAGGGGCTGGATGCGTTGCGCGCTGCCATCGCTGAAATCGCTACTGCCGAACCGCTTTCCGAGATGCCGCTCGATGCGTCGGAAGTTGAACGCACGGCGCATCTGCGCGACGACCACAAGGTTCCAGAACTCGGGCACTGA
- the hfq gene encoding RNA chaperone Hfq, protein MSNKGQLLQDPFLNALRKEHVPVSIYLVNGIKLQGNIESFDQYVVLLRNTVTQMVYKHAISTVVPARPVNFHPDSEQS, encoded by the coding sequence ATGAGCAACAAAGGGCAATTGTTACAAGACCCGTTTTTGAACGCACTGCGTAAAGAGCATGTGCCGGTGTCGATCTACCTGGTCAACGGCATCAAGCTTCAAGGGAACATCGAATCGTTCGACCAGTACGTCGTGTTGCTCCGGAATACGGTCACCCAGATGGTCTATAAGCACGCCATTTCGACGGTCGTGCCTGCCCGTCCGGTGAATTTCCACCCGGATTCCGAACAGTCCTAA
- the der gene encoding ribosome biogenesis GTPase Der yields the protein MKPVIALVGRPNVGKSTLFNRLTRSRDALVADLPGLTRDRHYGEGRTGERPYLVVDTGGFEPVAKDGILHEMARQTRQAVEESDVVVFIVDGRNGLAPQDKSIADYLRKVGRPIFLVINKAEGMKYTNVAADFYELGLGDPRAISAAHGDGVTDMINEALEVAYAGQPEEGEEDKEARGVKIAIVGRPNVGKSTLINALVGEERVIAFDMPGTTRDSIYVDFERNGKPYTLIDTAGLRRRGKVFEAIEKFSVVKTLQSISDANVVILLLDARQDISDQDAHIAGFVVEQGRALVVGVNKWDGLDPHVRERTKADLERKLKFLDFAKFHFISAAEKTGIGPLMRSVDDAYTAAMSKLPTPKLTRALIEAVEFQQPRRRGPVRPKLRYAHQGGQNPPIIVIHGNALDAITDTYKRYLENRFRETFKLTGTPLRIEFRSSTNPYADKG from the coding sequence ATGAAACCCGTTATTGCCCTTGTCGGGCGCCCCAATGTGGGGAAATCCACGCTGTTCAACCGCCTCACGCGCTCGCGTGACGCGCTGGTTGCCGACCTGCCCGGTCTTACGCGCGATCGCCATTACGGCGAAGGACGCACTGGCGAGCGGCCGTATCTCGTCGTCGATACCGGCGGCTTCGAGCCGGTCGCGAAAGACGGCATCCTGCACGAGATGGCGCGCCAGACGCGCCAGGCGGTCGAGGAGTCGGACGTCGTCGTGTTCATCGTCGACGGCCGCAATGGTCTCGCTCCGCAGGACAAGTCGATCGCCGACTACCTGCGCAAGGTCGGCCGGCCGATCTTCCTCGTCATCAACAAGGCGGAGGGGATGAAGTACACCAACGTCGCGGCCGACTTCTACGAACTCGGCCTCGGCGATCCGCGCGCGATTTCGGCGGCGCACGGTGACGGCGTCACCGACATGATCAACGAAGCGCTCGAAGTCGCGTATGCCGGTCAGCCGGAGGAGGGCGAGGAAGACAAGGAAGCGCGCGGCGTGAAGATCGCGATCGTCGGCAGGCCGAACGTCGGCAAGTCGACGCTGATCAATGCGCTGGTCGGCGAAGAGCGTGTGATCGCGTTTGACATGCCGGGCACCACGCGCGACTCGATCTACGTCGATTTCGAGCGCAATGGCAAGCCGTACACGCTGATCGACACGGCCGGCCTGCGCCGCCGCGGCAAGGTGTTCGAGGCGATCGAAAAATTTTCGGTCGTGAAGACGCTGCAGTCGATCTCGGATGCGAACGTGGTGATCCTGTTGCTCGACGCACGCCAGGACATTTCGGATCAGGATGCGCACATCGCCGGCTTCGTCGTCGAGCAGGGGCGCGCGCTGGTGGTCGGCGTGAACAAATGGGACGGTCTCGATCCGCATGTGCGCGAGCGCACCAAGGCCGACCTCGAGCGCAAACTAAAATTTCTGGACTTCGCCAAATTCCATTTCATTTCCGCTGCGGAAAAGACCGGAATCGGGCCGTTGATGCGTTCGGTCGACGACGCATACACGGCCGCCATGTCGAAGCTGCCGACGCCGAAGCTCACGCGCGCGCTGATCGAGGCAGTCGAGTTCCAGCAGCCGCGCCGTCGCGGTCCGGTGCGGCCGAAGCTGCGCTATGCGCACCAGGGCGGGCAGAATCCACCGATCATCGTGATTCACGGCAATGCGCTCGATGCGATCACGGATACGTATAAGCGTTACCTCGAAAATCGCTTCAGGGAAACTTTCAAGCTGACCGGGACTCCATTGCGAATAGAGTTCAGATCGTCGACAAACCCTTACGCGGACAAAGGCTGA
- the bamB gene encoding outer membrane protein assembly factor BamB yields MNLLKRYAVPVICAMTVLTLAACSSTKDERRVPTPLTEFKPVLDVQQSWSASVGKAGRYMFSPVAVGNAVYAAGANGTVAKIDAQTGKDVWRIKLHDDLSAGVGSDGTLTAVGGLKGDVYVLGADGKQLWTAKAPGEIISPPLVGNGLVIVRTIDGQIVAFNAQTGEQKWNYRNRAVPLNLRVSSGMTFAGDAAVLAGFPGGSFAAINLQTGDTYWQTPVSYPKGVTEVERINDVTGPPTLVGSETCAVTFQGQIGCFDANSGRALWGKAFSSTSGLAQDEHSVVAADDWSVVSAFDVNNGTVLWKNETLKNRDLSVPMLLGRAAVFGDYQGFVHFLSTADGTLVARVKTDGSAITAAPVLAGDTLVVQTRDGGLFGYRPR; encoded by the coding sequence ATGAATCTGCTGAAACGTTACGCCGTGCCCGTTATCTGTGCGATGACCGTCCTCACGCTGGCGGCTTGCTCATCCACGAAAGACGAGCGCCGTGTGCCGACGCCGCTCACCGAGTTCAAACCTGTGCTCGACGTGCAGCAGTCCTGGTCGGCCAGCGTCGGCAAGGCGGGCCGCTACATGTTCTCGCCGGTCGCGGTCGGCAATGCCGTGTACGCCGCCGGCGCGAACGGCACGGTCGCCAAGATCGACGCGCAAACCGGCAAGGACGTGTGGCGCATCAAGCTGCATGACGACCTGTCGGCGGGTGTCGGCAGCGATGGCACGCTGACCGCGGTCGGCGGCCTGAAGGGCGATGTGTACGTGCTCGGCGCGGATGGCAAGCAGTTGTGGACCGCGAAGGCGCCGGGCGAGATCATTTCGCCGCCGCTCGTCGGCAACGGCCTCGTGATCGTGCGCACGATCGACGGTCAGATCGTCGCGTTCAACGCGCAAACCGGCGAGCAGAAGTGGAACTACCGCAACCGCGCGGTGCCGCTGAACCTGCGCGTATCGTCGGGCATGACGTTCGCGGGCGATGCAGCCGTGCTGGCAGGCTTCCCGGGCGGCTCGTTCGCAGCAATCAACCTGCAGACGGGCGACACCTACTGGCAGACGCCGGTGTCGTATCCGAAGGGTGTGACCGAGGTCGAACGTATCAATGACGTGACCGGCCCGCCTACGCTGGTCGGTTCGGAGACCTGTGCGGTGACGTTCCAGGGCCAGATTGGCTGTTTCGATGCGAACTCGGGCCGCGCGCTGTGGGGCAAGGCGTTCTCGAGCACAAGCGGCCTCGCGCAGGATGAGCACAGCGTGGTCGCCGCCGACGACTGGTCGGTTGTGTCCGCGTTCGACGTGAACAACGGCACGGTGCTGTGGAAGAACGAAACGCTGAAGAACCGCGATCTGAGCGTGCCGATGCTGCTCGGCCGCGCGGCCGTGTTCGGCGACTACCAGGGCTTCGTGCATTTCCTGTCGACCGCAGACGGCACGCTCGTCGCGCGGGTGAAGACTGACGGTAGCGCGATTACTGCGGCGCCGGTGCTGGCCGGCGACACGCTGGTCGTGCAGACGCGCGACGGCGGCCTGTTCGGCTATCGTCCGCGCTGA
- a CDS encoding YfgM family protein produces the protein MSYHDEQESIESLKAWWKQWGNATTWIVLVVLLAGASWNGWNFWQRRQAAQAAVLYDQVQQAAAAGDKAQIARVAADMEDKFGRTAYAQMTALGAAKALYAAGDEAGAKAQLQWTIDHAKDDEFKQIAKLRMASLLLDDKAYDQGLALLAEPQSDAFKGVVADRRGDLLAAQGKRDDARAAYKLALDSLPKSDTSARQLIQFKLDALGG, from the coding sequence ATGAGTTACCACGACGAACAAGAATCGATTGAAAGTCTGAAGGCATGGTGGAAGCAGTGGGGCAATGCGACCACGTGGATCGTGCTGGTGGTGTTGTTGGCAGGCGCGAGCTGGAATGGCTGGAATTTCTGGCAGCGTCGTCAGGCCGCGCAAGCCGCGGTGCTGTATGACCAGGTTCAGCAGGCTGCGGCCGCGGGTGACAAGGCGCAGATCGCGCGAGTCGCCGCCGACATGGAAGACAAGTTCGGCCGCACCGCCTACGCGCAGATGACCGCGCTCGGCGCCGCCAAGGCGCTCTACGCCGCCGGCGACGAAGCCGGCGCGAAAGCGCAACTGCAGTGGACGATCGATCACGCAAAGGACGACGAGTTCAAGCAGATCGCGAAGCTGCGCATGGCGTCGCTGCTGCTCGACGACAAGGCTTACGACCAGGGCCTCGCGCTGCTGGCCGAGCCGCAATCCGATGCTTTCAAGGGCGTCGTGGCAGACCGCCGCGGCGACCTGCTCGCCGCCCAGGGCAAGCGCGACGACGCGCGCGCGGCCTACAAGCTCGCGCTCGACTCGCTGCCGAAGAGCGACACCTCGGCGCGCCAGTTGATCCAGTTCAAGCTGGATGCGCTTGGCGGCTGA